From Paraflavitalea devenefica, the proteins below share one genomic window:
- a CDS encoding copper-translocating P-type ATPase: MNHEHHHHHAEPKTGQAHEHHAHAEMQQTSKQQQKETDHQMHDEHAGHHTEGFLKRFWICLVVTVPVLLLSHMIQQWLGFTFTFTGDKYVLLALSSFIFFYGGGPFLVGLVRELKWGNPGMMTLVAVAITTAYVYSVAVVFGLPGMDFFWELATLIDIMLLGHWLEMKSQMAASQALESLVALLPAVVHVERNGTVTDISLKELENKQVVVVKPGEKIPADGHILEGTSYVNESMLTGESVPVKKEKHDKVIGGAVNGDGALKVEITGAGSDSYLNKVINMVQSAQGTKSNTQNLANKVAKWLTIISISIGIITFIVWLSAGRELAFALERMVTVMVTACPHALGVAIPLVVAISTTLSAVHGLLIRNRTAFENARKLTTIIFDKTGTLTKGTHEVQQVISLNNQYTPGQLLQYAAAIQQNSEHHIAHGIMRRLKQQSLELWKTSDFQYMQGMGVTGIVNGKKVIAAGPNYFKQQKTSAPPIPEGIDQTTDTVTFLLIDDKPAGIITLADSIRETAAEAINALRQMNIKSFLLTGDNEKVAAAVAQKLQMDGYLANVLPHEKLHKVKEFQDKGEIVAMTGDGVNDAPALAQADVGIAVGSGTDVAAETADIILVNSDPKDVVQMIAFGRATYRKMIQNLFWAVGYNVIAIPLAAGILYPTFMLSPAMGAVLMSLSTIIVAINAKFLRMS, from the coding sequence ATGAACCATGAACATCACCATCATCATGCCGAGCCTAAAACCGGACAAGCGCATGAACATCATGCCCATGCTGAAATGCAGCAAACCAGTAAGCAACAGCAAAAGGAAACTGACCATCAGATGCACGATGAACATGCAGGCCATCATACGGAAGGCTTTTTGAAACGGTTCTGGATCTGCCTGGTTGTTACTGTTCCGGTTTTGCTGTTATCACACATGATACAGCAATGGCTGGGCTTTACCTTCACTTTTACAGGAGATAAATATGTACTACTGGCATTGAGCAGTTTTATCTTCTTTTATGGAGGGGGGCCCTTCCTGGTTGGGCTGGTCCGGGAATTGAAATGGGGCAATCCAGGCATGATGACACTGGTGGCCGTAGCCATTACAACTGCTTATGTGTACAGTGTTGCAGTTGTTTTTGGCCTTCCCGGTATGGACTTCTTTTGGGAGCTGGCTACCCTGATCGATATTATGTTGCTGGGCCATTGGCTGGAAATGAAATCGCAAATGGCCGCCTCCCAGGCTTTGGAATCACTGGTAGCTTTGTTGCCTGCAGTAGTGCATGTAGAACGGAATGGAACAGTAACAGATATTTCCTTAAAAGAACTGGAGAATAAGCAGGTCGTTGTTGTGAAACCTGGCGAAAAAATCCCTGCCGATGGCCATATACTGGAAGGCACCTCTTATGTAAATGAAAGTATGTTGACGGGGGAGAGCGTGCCGGTAAAGAAAGAAAAACACGATAAAGTAATCGGAGGAGCCGTCAACGGGGATGGCGCATTAAAGGTAGAAATAACCGGTGCCGGCAGCGATAGTTATCTCAACAAGGTGATTAATATGGTTCAGTCGGCACAAGGTACCAAATCCAACACCCAAAACCTGGCTAACAAGGTGGCCAAATGGCTCACCATTATATCCATCAGCATTGGAATTATAACTTTTATTGTGTGGCTTAGTGCCGGCAGGGAACTGGCCTTCGCCCTGGAAAGAATGGTGACAGTAATGGTAACGGCTTGTCCCCATGCCCTGGGTGTAGCCATTCCTTTGGTAGTAGCTATTTCCACTACCCTGTCTGCTGTTCATGGCTTACTGATCCGCAACCGTACTGCCTTTGAAAATGCCCGAAAGCTGACTACTATCATTTTTGACAAGACAGGTACCCTAACGAAAGGTACCCATGAGGTACAACAGGTGATATCGCTGAATAACCAGTACACACCCGGCCAGTTGTTGCAATACGCAGCAGCCATACAACAAAACTCTGAACACCACATTGCCCATGGCATTATGCGCAGGTTGAAACAGCAAAGCCTGGAATTATGGAAAACCTCCGACTTCCAATACATGCAGGGCATGGGAGTTACCGGCATTGTAAACGGCAAAAAAGTGATAGCTGCGGGACCCAACTACTTTAAGCAGCAGAAAACAAGTGCTCCACCGATCCCTGAAGGAATAGATCAGACTACAGATACTGTTACGTTCCTATTGATAGATGATAAGCCTGCCGGTATCATTACACTGGCAGACAGCATCCGCGAAACAGCCGCAGAAGCCATAAACGCCCTTAGGCAGATGAACATAAAATCTTTCCTGTTAACGGGTGACAATGAAAAAGTAGCCGCTGCAGTAGCCCAAAAGCTGCAAATGGATGGCTATCTCGCCAATGTATTACCGCATGAAAAACTACACAAGGTAAAAGAGTTCCAGGATAAAGGAGAGATCGTAGCCATGACGGGTGATGGGGTGAATGATGCACCCGCATTGGCCCAGGCAGATGTAGGCATTGCAGTAGGTTCCGGAACAGATGTAGCCGCAGAAACTGCCGATATTATTTTGGTGAACAGTGATCCCAAAGATGTGGTACAGATGATCGCTTTTGGCCGGGCTACCTATCGCAAGATGATCCAGAACTTATTTTGGGCGGTTGGCTACAATGTGATTGCCATTCCATTGGCAGCAGGTATTTTGTATCCCACATTCATGCTCAGTCCAGCCATGGGGGCTGTGCTAATGAGTTTAAGTACGATCATTGTAGCCATCAATGCAAAATTCCTGCGGATGTCTTAA
- a CDS encoding DUF2911 domain-containing protein encodes MFQSTFVSRFWLVVILLAGALKLQAQKEAVCYNPNLLKDTSKRSIKSAAVGVIGHDSVKINYHSPGVRGRIIWGGLVPYDEVWVTGAHDATTLEIGHTFVVGGKEIPAGKYALFTIPGKNEWTVIINTKWQQHLATEYDQKEDVVRIKVKPVKYALTERLQYFVEPGKSNTGKIAVAWEKLRIEFPITIKG; translated from the coding sequence ATGTTTCAATCAACTTTCGTATCCAGGTTCTGGCTGGTAGTTATATTACTGGCCGGAGCTTTGAAATTACAGGCACAAAAGGAAGCAGTTTGTTACAATCCAAACTTGCTGAAAGATACCAGTAAACGTAGCATTAAATCGGCTGCTGTTGGAGTAATTGGTCATGATTCTGTTAAGATCAATTATCATTCACCGGGTGTAAGGGGCAGGATAATATGGGGCGGATTGGTACCCTACGATGAGGTATGGGTTACCGGCGCCCATGATGCCACCACCCTTGAAATCGGGCACACCTTTGTCGTGGGCGGAAAAGAAATACCTGCCGGAAAATACGCTCTTTTCACTATACCTGGTAAAAATGAATGGACCGTGATCATCAATACAAAATGGCAACAGCACCTTGCCACAGAATATGACCAGAAAGAAGATGTAGTAAGGATTAAGGTCAAACCGGTAAAATATGCGCTGACTGAACGATTACAGTATTTTGTAGAACCTGGGAAAAGTAATACCGGAAAGATTGCTGTAGCCTGGGAAAAATTACGCATTGAATTTCCCATCACGATCAAAGGTTAA
- a CDS encoding DUF3347 domain-containing protein — translation MKQLLKSAIPVLSVILFAACGDGNSGGDTDKKDSANHTGHDQMKMEEGKTSPASVKLKDDKLNAVYQHYVHLTTALTNGDMAEAKVASNAIEAGAKEVPGAEAVASNAAKITAATDIEVQRTAYSTLSNDFITLVKKSGLNSGELYVDYCPMALNDKGASWISPNKEIKNPYFGEKMMTCGEVKETIK, via the coding sequence ATGAAACAGTTATTGAAATCAGCTATTCCTGTATTGTCTGTAATCCTTTTTGCCGCCTGCGGTGATGGAAATTCAGGTGGAGATACCGATAAAAAGGATAGCGCAAACCACACAGGCCATGATCAGATGAAAATGGAAGAAGGCAAGACTTCCCCAGCATCTGTAAAGTTAAAAGACGACAAACTCAATGCGGTTTACCAGCATTATGTACACCTGACAACTGCGCTGACAAACGGTGATATGGCAGAAGCCAAAGTTGCCAGCAATGCCATCGAAGCAGGAGCAAAAGAGGTTCCAGGTGCAGAAGCCGTTGCCTCCAATGCTGCAAAAATTACCGCAGCTACCGATATTGAAGTGCAAAGAACTGCTTACTCTACTTTGAGCAATGATTTTATTACCCTTGTAAAAAAGTCAGGTCTTAATTCCGGTGAACTATATGTGGATTATTGCCCGATGGCTTTGAATGATAAGGGAGCTTCCTGGATCAGTCCTAACAAAGAAATCAAAAATCCTTACTTCGGCGAAAAAATGATGACCTGCGGAGAGGTAAAAGAAACTATTAAATAA
- a CDS encoding efflux RND transporter periplasmic adaptor subunit, which produces MERKRFIKTLAIFTMAPVLVLEACKEGNKKNTEQQAKAAQTYTCPMHPQIVQNKPGTCPICGMDLVPFDKNNKDAFLTLSESQVSLANVTTMTIGAGALSNVKQLNGRLATDPEKTVVISTRVPGRIEALYVRETGVKVNKGQPLYEIYSEQLATLQQEYLLSAAQARQFPEDARFQQIEKAARQKLVLYDQSETQINQLLQAQKISPYVTYYAPSSGTVAELSITEGQYTAEGSAVMKLEGYGELWVEADIYPSEAGAIRVNQAVQVIVAGWENKPQTMIIQFINPSLQSGSQLLQVRGTIVNPGNQWQPGQQVNILLPVKAKTDALTLPVDAVIRDGKGTHVWIETAKGKFEPRKVRTGMENFESVEIIEGLAAGDKVVISGAYLLYSEYVLKKGADPMATHQH; this is translated from the coding sequence ATGGAAAGAAAGCGATTTATAAAGACCCTTGCTATTTTTACTATGGCACCAGTGCTGGTTTTAGAGGCTTGTAAAGAAGGCAACAAAAAGAATACGGAACAGCAGGCAAAGGCGGCTCAGACCTATACCTGTCCCATGCATCCGCAGATCGTCCAAAACAAACCAGGAACCTGCCCAATCTGTGGAATGGACCTGGTGCCCTTTGATAAAAATAATAAAGATGCTTTCCTGACCCTCAGTGAAAGCCAGGTATCACTTGCGAATGTAACTACCATGACCATTGGCGCAGGTGCATTATCCAATGTAAAACAGTTAAATGGCAGGCTTGCAACAGATCCTGAAAAAACGGTTGTCATATCTACGCGAGTGCCAGGCAGGATTGAAGCATTGTATGTACGGGAAACAGGTGTCAAAGTAAATAAAGGCCAACCCTTGTATGAAATTTACTCTGAACAGCTCGCCACTTTACAACAGGAATACTTATTGTCAGCCGCGCAGGCGCGGCAATTCCCGGAAGATGCCCGGTTTCAACAAATAGAAAAAGCTGCCAGGCAAAAACTGGTGCTGTATGATCAATCAGAAACACAAATCAACCAGTTACTTCAGGCACAAAAGATAAGCCCTTATGTAACCTATTATGCGCCCAGCAGTGGCACCGTAGCTGAACTCTCCATTACAGAAGGACAATATACCGCAGAAGGTAGTGCTGTTATGAAACTCGAAGGGTATGGTGAATTATGGGTAGAGGCGGATATATACCCCTCCGAAGCAGGGGCCATCCGTGTGAACCAGGCCGTTCAGGTAATTGTAGCCGGTTGGGAAAACAAACCCCAAACCATGATCATTCAATTTATCAATCCTTCCTTGCAAAGCGGCAGCCAGCTATTACAGGTTCGAGGTACTATTGTCAATCCCGGCAATCAGTGGCAACCAGGACAGCAGGTAAATATCCTATTACCAGTTAAAGCCAAAACAGATGCCCTTACACTGCCGGTAGATGCAGTGATCAGGGACGGAAAAGGAACGCACGTCTGGATCGAAACAGCCAAAGGGAAATTTGAGCCACGTAAAGTAAGGACCGGTATGGAGAATTTTGAATCAGTGGAAATTATTGAAGGATTAGCTGCAGGCGATAAAGTGGTGATCAGCGGAGCTTATTTATTGTATAGCGAATACGTATTAAAGAAAGGTGCTGATCCAATGGCAACACATCAACATTAA